In one window of Mesoplodon densirostris isolate mMesDen1 chromosome 4, mMesDen1 primary haplotype, whole genome shotgun sequence DNA:
- the LBHD2 gene encoding LOW QUALITY PROTEIN: LBH domain-containing protein 2 (The sequence of the model RefSeq protein was modified relative to this genomic sequence to represent the inferred CDS: inserted 1 base in 1 codon; deleted 1 base in 1 codon), which produces MSAPQPAMPELSPAEEAGGLAGKAMVGAREKGPRXGQRLPSIVVEPGEGGAVASGELRWPPEGAQRGSAQSQAAAAEPVGNASPTNTEALVLLQPPPPRLPGAPGKVPDDTGSKCASSEDQSACTQ; this is translated from the exons ATGAGCGCCCCCCAGCCCGCCATGCCAGAGCTGAGCCCAGCTGAGGAGGCTGGAGGCCTGGCAGGAAAG GCCATGGTGGGTGCCCGGGAGAAGGGCCCTC TGGGCCAGCGGCTGCCCTCAATCGTGGTGGAGCCCGGCGAGGGGGGTGCCGTGGCGAGC GGGGAGCTGCGTTGGCCTCCGGAGGGCGCCCAGAGGGGGTCCGCCCAGAGccaggctgctgctgctga ACCTGTCGGGAATGCATCGCCCACCAACACGGAGGCCCTTGTGCTTCTGCAACCTCCCCCACCGCGTCTGCCGGGAGCACCAGGGAAGGTTCCAGATGACACTGGCAGCAAGTGTGCCAGCTCTGAGGACCAGTCCGCCTGCACCCAGTGA